Below is a genomic region from Melitaea cinxia chromosome 20, ilMelCinx1.1, whole genome shotgun sequence.
agttacttcagacttggctccggccttttgatatatcagaacgaaacttacaaattcagactaggctgtatggattatagtcctttgcctttccctattggggataaattttaaaacaacagtcAATAATAGAACGGtgaaaatttggtaaaaaattcACTTCGTGATAAACAAATAAAGCTATATTTACTGTTCTTAATAAAACACGAGTGATCGTCAATAcgatattcaaaatattgtataaaaaatgaagCGATTAATAGCATTTGTTTGTGTTATACTTGCGGTTCCTTCGACATATTTAGCATCAACGAGTATTAGCGGTTCAGTTGAATTGGACGAGTATACTTTTGACAAAGTTATAAGCAAATTTGCGGCTAGTGTAGTAAAATTTGATGTTGCCTTTCCATACGGTGACAAGCATGATGCTTTCGTGGCGCTAGCTAAAGAATCAAAGGACATCGACGATTTACTTTTCGCGGAAGTTGGAGTTAAAGATTATGGTGATCGAGACAATGAAGCTCTTGCTCTTAAATATGGTGCTTCAAAGGAAAACTTTCCAaatgtcaaattatttttaaagggaAAAAGCGAACCGATTGCCTTCGATGATACAAAAGGGTTTACAACTGAGAGTTTGCGCCGTTTTATTCGCGACAAGAGCGAGATATACTTAAGTCTTCCAGGTTGCATTAAAGATCTCGACTTACTAGCTATCAAGTTTAAAGACTCGGATGTAGAAAATCGTAAACATATTCTTAAAGAGGCTGAGAATGTTTTGGAAAAGTTGAAAAGTAAGGTATGTAATGTGATAATATAGCAATcgatttgtaaattatttaaccAAACTTCCAAGGAACTGCATATtgagatttataaaaattattctttattttataattaatgtgatttttttaatattttaggatTCCGGAACAGGTAAAATCTATATAACATTAATGAAGAAGGTTCTAGAAAAAGGTGATGATTTTATCGGGTCTGAAGTAGCAAgagtaaagaaaatattagaTGATAAAATTTCAGATAAGAAAAGACACGAATTGAACGTAAGATTAAATATTCTTCAGTCTTTTACATTTAACAACAAAACTGTAAAAGAAGAATTGTAATTATGTGTtttcaatactttttaatattactaatattaatgtcaatgtattttttcttttaaattacattacattttatttgtgaAGTATCTGAATTCAtgcattccaattttatttaaagatttatttatataattgagcgtgtttttttgcatatattttatttggaaatagTTGTTGCACATGTGAGTTTGTTGAAACAATAAAGGTGTGAAGCAATACtgcttttcatttatttattataagacaaATCAATTCATCtttgaaaacataattatgtgttattaaattttaatttaatccagTTTACAAGTTGTGCTTTCTTCcaaaaatatcttcaaaatCTACATAtcaaacttaaattatttagacaaaatttattatattaatgaaataatagatttttgtaatattttttataaaactacatTCATACTTTTAATGTCCTTTAAATCAACATCTGTTTAAGTCAATGCCTGATGTGTACAGTTGATGGTTCattaattcaattcaaatttaGATTTGgaggcgtccataaattacgtgaggtgtttttttaaattttctgtccctcTTCCCCtctggtgagatgtcgtgagattttattcaagcccctcccccatcccccaatctcacgtgagatttttcaaaatgtgggtttcttacgtaaacgcgttggattattgttgtaaaaagaaaaaaaaattgcctcatgcttttatttacgactagttaagactagtaatcagACACAATCAACAAATCAGACAGTAGATGTATAACATCAAagtatgaattaaattattttcttttgaacgaattagtgaatgatattaatcttattacgattacgcttaagattaaatcttaaacatgtacaatctggattaaatggaccaaaatattataattgttttttgtttcaatcagaaaaaaaattacgtgaTATTTGCCAAGGGCCCTCTCTCCAatgtaagattagatgagatttgactcaaccccctccccccccttaaacatctcacgtattttataaaCGCCCCTTTCttattacacaaaaattttaaatttttacaaaagttTTTTGTCATAGTTATAAGATATTAAGTTAAATGCACAACTCTCAAGTACATACAAAATTCATAATAATGTCACATAAATGAGATAATCATCCTTTTTTCTAAGCGACGTACACATGAACAGTGGTACTAAGATAAAATAACACAAgttataaaatgatatgtaatgtattacaaaaatgttGAATGTGgtatatcttaaaatataattatttgagaaTCATGTCATTATCAAATCCAATAATCACAAATGTAaatgtaactttatatttatataatagatgCTAATTCAATGGTTTAGAAAAATTATGTGTTTTAACACTTTTTCATTATAGTGGAACAAAATATACTACTTTAACAAAGTATGACCCTAATAAAttcgtaaataatttattaattcatgAGAAATTTCCAATATGCCTTTTTATTCATGTTAAGAAATAAAACTCCACTCCATAGCTGTCTTTACTCAAGAGGACACATCTTTACAATGTAGTAACAAACTacaaaaaattacttacaattaCTGTAAGGACTTGGCTGTTTCTAAAAATTTAGCACTACCTACTATGTGGTGTTTTTCCACTTCcaaaaaaatgcaatattatcttaaaaatcttaaaGAATAATCTTTACAAAAAAGAATGGAATTTACGAAAGAAATATCATTTCAATTATTCACTCTCCACTTTTAGttcttttagttttaaaacaacaCCGTCTGAGTCTTTATTTTCACCTTGGTCCTTCTTTGCCTCATCCTCTGTTTTGTCTGAACTTTTAGGCTCCGGTGTGTCTGTATCCTCACTTCTCGTGATACTGCTCTCATCATCTGAGGACTGATCTTGTGTATAAAGACTGCATTTAGTTCTGACTATTTCTTGAGCTTCCGCAAATTTCGTTTTCCACAGTTCGGCATCTGTAAAAGTAATGTCTGTACATAATAACTGTTGcacactaataaaaaataattcttcgTTTGCTGGAATGAGACATATATGATATCAAATTCTACGGTTCAACCAACATATCCTACCTATGGTTTACAGTGCAGTAAGCTATTagagatttttaattattatttgtaaaatagtaATCAGataaaattgtaagaaataCAATTGTTCACCACGCCATTAATGAAACAtaagaaaacataaaaaattgataattactTAACATTTATGAAAGCAATGCTTACTTTGTGGATTACCAAACTTTATAGCAAGTAGCTCCTGTTTGCATGTTTCATCTGCATAATCAGCAAATACAGACCAGTTGAAAGCTTTATCGGAACCACAGTGAACATTCATACGAATGTCAGGAGTGATAAAATGATTAGCACaaacttttaaagttttgtcACGTCTCATTACAACTCGCActgaattatttactttatgacGTAACAATTTAACATCTCCGGTACCCCTctcctagaaaaaaaaatttacactctaaataactataaaatattctaatattttatttatttgtatttaagaaTTGCTACATCATCTCAATGAATAAATACAAAGGAATAAAAAATCTGAACTTAAAATCATTTACcaattagtataatatataaaaaccattataaaataattaaagaaaaatttatttaacttttttcggTTGTAACCGttgattataagaaaaaatcgGGACATAATCTcgtcataatattaattttaaaaattaatatatttaaatgatacaataaattttcgagttttaaacaaatacttatttgaaattgtaataaatctttCAAGTACAAACTTTCCACTCATGATCTCCGGTGTCGTATCTGTAAAGCCTGGCGCGTATCTTGACGagttcttcctcttcttcctcgtTAGTTTGTATATCCACCAACGGCAAAGAAACAATGGGCTCATAATGAGGGTCGTGCTCCGGCGTTTCCGCTCCTCCAGCTTCGCTCTCACTGTTTCGTCTAACACTTTCTTCGGtctgtaaaaaatatagaaagaaAACAATAACTATATCAGTAAGAAatacattaaacaaaaaaaactatttttataaataccgGCGAAGACATTTCTTTATATGATAATTCGAACCGACTTTTATAGAGAAATGTATAGTACGATATTGTTTCAAAtgcagtaatattttttataaaataactattcaacaaaaatacaaaagaaacaAACTTGAGCTGTTACTAGATTAACCACagaaaagaaaattatgaaGTATAAATCATAGACTATCCTAGTTTTCCAATGACAGCACTAAAGCGTATTATGCGGAATAATGCTAAACGTTGAATGTTTTAAAAACAGCAACGCTTTGCACAATCGAGCAAATTCAAATCAAAAGTGCTGCTTGAAAAAacacttgttaatttttttgcaaCCCAGTAGCAAAACATTAAcaaatgatttttctttaagTTGACATTGatcgaaattatttatttatactgtatCGTTAGTAATGTTTaattgttgaaaaatattttgtgtattcTTTATTTTAGGTGATTTTCGTAAAACTCGAGCGTCATGTAAAATCCTGGCTCACcacaataaatattagtaaatttcatattaaaatcaaCTACTGCTTGAAGATTTAAAGAGAAATATTTTTTCCGATTACAATAATCTGATACATTCTCAGAAGGCTTTGCAATCCTTAaacagggtgtggcgtaaatagtggtccaccgttaaggattcgataaaccaggtaatttactataacatattacaattttatccatttttactcaaaggttccggaaatttttttattttttatttttttacgatatttgtaccccttgatacaaatttggttgtagttttaaccaataccattattttttcattttgattactggtaattactgctgaacactagagctatcgttaaataacatgtttttaatgtaaatttaaggcttttgaagaaaaaaattggttttactctactttaaacccaaatttttaacatatcatactaattcaagagcgatttttgtaaaaaaaatgtactaagctgtcagtgcccattcatttaaaaatatgcctactaaataccaatttcaaaatggtatcacaatagcagatccttttgtttaacagaaagatatccaattttaattgaagaaaggaagattttcattaaaatacattttaaaatttggttgcgttaatacttatgatttttgtaaaaaaagaaactacactgtcagtgcctattcattttaaaatattcctactaaacacagattttaaaacgatttgtcATCccgttaataaaaaaaaattatggcaattttaattgaaaaagacttaaaataaaaataaaaaattactactgttacagagtgatcttggcctaacttgtaaattagaacaaggtattaaaaaaacaagtcatactgtcatcgtttattattattttttgacatgattacaaacactgtaaaaattgcaccaaatgctcgaaatggcccccattcgcagctatacatgctctgcaacgtcgaatatacagtgtttgtaatcatgtcaaagaataataataaacgatgacagtatgacttgtttttaaccgacttccaaaaaggaggaggttctcaattcgactgtattttttttatgtatgttacatcagaacttttgaccgtgtggaccgatttcgagaattttttttaatcgagaggtggtgtgtgtcaattgggcccatttaaatttatttgatatctaacaactacttttcgagctatatctaataatgcgtttttacttgacgcttttttcgccgacctacggtgtattataccgcataactttctactggatgtaccgattttgataattatttttttgttggaaaggagatatccctagtttggtaccatgataagaaaaccaggatctgatgatgggatcccatagaaatcgagggaaactctcgaaaatccgtaataactttttactgggtgtaccgattttgataatttttaatttaatcgaaagctaatgtttatcacgtggtcacatataaattttattgagatctgatcactactttttgagtaatctttgataacgcatagttacttgactattttttcgtcgatctacgttgtactactcgtcgatgtaattgaagtcggtttttttttttcgtttgcgagcaaacacaattattttttaatgacttgttctaatttacaagttaggccaagatcactctgtaacagtagtaattttttatttttattttaagtctttttcaattaaaattgccataattttttttttattaatgggatggcaaatcgttttaaaatctgtgtttagtaggaatattttaaaatgaataggcactgacagtgtagtttctttttttacaaaaatcataagtattaacgcaaccaaattttaaaatgtattctaaTGAAAATCgtcctttcttcaattaaaattggatatatttctgttaaacaaaaggatctgctattgtgataccattttgaaattggtatttagtaggcatatttttaaatgaatgggcactgacagcttagtacattttttttacaaaaatcgctcttgaattagcatgatatgttaaaaatttgggtttaaagtagagtaaaaccaatttttttcttcaaaagccttaaatttacattaaaaacatgttatttaacgatagctctagtgttcagcagtaattaccagtaatcaaaatgaaaaaataatggtatttgttaaaactacaaccaaatttgtatcaaagggtacaaatatcgtaaaaaaataaaaaataaaaatatttccggaacctttgagtaaaaatggataaaattgtaatatgttatagtaaattacctggtttaCCGAATtcttaacggtggaccactatttacgccacaccctgtatgTGTACAATCTATTTCTCCTAAGATACCTATTTGATATATTCTTTTGGGTGTAAAAACCTTCACAAGTAGGGTAAGTTGGGGTACAGTGTTACACGGGGTACAATGTTACAATGCATTTATCTCCGTCCCTGTCCTTTACTTTTATGATGTTGGTATAGACGTTTGTCAAGCTCCCAAGCAGCCATCTTTAAACAATTCTCATCGCGGCAGTTTGTaccgtatttaaaaaataataaacaaaaaaggtttttatgtgataaaacgacgaaaaaataatttcaaagtttttaatttctttccgGAGGTATTGTATTTAGGTAAGTGATGGTAATTTTcctttatttaatgtatatttagctaAAAATTACTTGTAAGTAGTTTGTTGTAAACATAACCTAAAATACGctacgaatttttttatttggtttaccTCTCTGGGGCACTGTGTTACAAGGCACTGTGTAACACTGTaacaattaacatttttatactatttcaaggtattaaaagaaaatggtGCGAAATCGTAAGAGGAAGATGGATTACGGTCTTCATAGTGAAAAAGATATGGCAGAAGCGATTATGACGGTTGCAAGTGGCGTGAGTCTTCGAAAAGCAGCAAATGCAAAGCATGTCAGACAGATGTCTATAAGTTCCCAAaggatattttaaagaaatttaatatttgttagaactttttcttttattgttagtttttctattacttttttaaatgttgtaacATTGAGCCCCTGACCCTGTAACAGACTACCCCAGATACGGGGCTAAGTGTTACAATCGACTGATTTAATTAATGtgcaatttaaattaagtagttgctaataatgttaatgtttgagttattttaattaaagagagattgttaaagtttatttcCTTGCCAAAAATATGCtgattaatacaatatttttgatactatattctagtttatttttttgtattgattaTTGAATAATAAGTCTGAGGCCACTTGATAACATCATCCAATTTTGTTAGAATCCAAGTTACGACACAGCAAATTACTCGTAATGTTaatgaaattcaaatatatttgacaTAGTCATCAATGGTTCAGTATTTGCAATAACCCTcgaaaatattaagaaacttatttcaGCGCTTGTGGGGTTCATCCCAAATATATTCTTGGGAATAAAAGTCGATGTTTAAAGTTCATATACCAAAAAAGGTTTCtgtaatacattatatataatagtatatttagttttaactaTTTAGGTAAAACTCAAAAATATGTATGCCTAAAATACGTATTTATCAGATGATACGCAGTAGTTCGctataatcaaaaaaaattctttaaaatcaGCATTTACTACATAAGATAATTTCTTAGTCTTTGGTTTCGAAAATCTGTTATCACTTGTCAAATATTCTATCAATTGCTTAAATGActcatttgttttataaatgtatCAATTGATAACGAACTAATTGACTGATTTAAACTCGTAGTACTCgacaaatcatcatcatcacgaTCATCTGGCTAAGATGATTCAATTAAAaagcatagatcaagtaaaaaagtagataatgcacttagaacaaaaaactgaagccaaagagtatataagactgaagccacttttttaactatgtgtgagtgaagtgttgacactttaaaaaaaaaaactccctgaaaattttattagatGGGATTAAAcactattaatttaatatagataaaatggCTATGCGAAAATAagttgtttatagttttaaataaatttactaaaaataaaacaaaaagtcgatagaataatacaaaaaatattcgtaCGATAATCATATGAATAGACACTTCccatcccctctgtttatctcttttcagtttgcagtcggtgttttttttttttttaactatttctattaaacctagaatcctttatgttgtatgagtttcttaaatttttgtcgcttaaaACTCAGTCGTCGTCATTGtatgcattttactaatatgatgtagtcttatgttcaaatatttttcaattactaatcttattaaattaactttatgcCCATgaccagcataatcgtggtcattttccaAGTAATAACAAGTTCTGTTATTACCTGTAAAAGAACCTAAAATTTGCGTGACATATAGGTATGCTGGCTTTCTTACACCAAATTTATATTCTCCGTGGACAGTTTTCTTATTATGACTTCGCAAGTTGCGTATATGTTAAAAACATCTTGGAAGGAAAACACAGACCACCTTTATTTCTTGCTAGGATTAATTTGTGGAAATCATGTTCTTCTGTAGACAGTAGACTATTGAGACACTtttcacattttaatatttttgaaatgtagTGTACAGTGCTACCAGCGacataaactattattttttttaaatcatcgtATTCTGCAACATTCAGACTTCAGAGTGCTTGCGAGTTCTGCCGTATCTTGTTGTATTTTACGGAGAAAGTGAAGCTAATTCTTGATCTATTGGATACTCCTGTTCTTCATGTCTATAAGATGTCCTGGTTGAATTAATAGTTGTAACAGCTGTAGATGTACAATTTATAATGGCTACTTCTTCTAACTGGACACAGTTCCCAATAGATAAGCATTTTAATTCAAAGTGGCAAAACAGTTTTCCATACGCAACTTTTAACTGGCGCATATTTAGGTTGTCATTAAACCCACCTTGCATCCTAATAGATGAAAAGATAAGTTCTAAGTGATTTTGGCTAATCTTGTAAACCGAAATGTAAAGAAGTCTTTTTGGAATATAAAGAAGTCTTTTTTGTCTTTCTATCAAatcgttttatattattataattttcaaactatctatatttattataatacccAAAAAAACCTGTTTTACATTTTGCATCAAGCACTGGTTTGTAATATAGAGTTATTAAATAAGTCGGACGGCCGTCTCTAATAACTTTGCACTAACTGATTTAACtttaagatttaataaatacctttttatttgctctaaaaatttaaaaattaaatctttatttcttaaatGAAGGGGTTTTTGCAACTCGAAGTGTCTCattgattttgaattaaatacatCAAAAATTTGATTCATTGTTTGTACAAATTGCTCTGTAGCTTCGGCATCTCTAAAATTAGGTAGTTTAAGATCTACTCTGCATAACTTTAAGGCCGTAGCCAACCTCCTACTGTTGTATTGATAGTTTGTAAATTAAAGTCACCAGTCTTTaacataactttattataattaatttgtgaacATTACTACTTATTGACAGCtgtccttcttcttcttcttcttcttcttttatttttggcatacGATCGCCATTAGCGACATTCTGCCAGTGTCAAGCTATTCTATTTTTAGGTTCTGACGTGGTTACTAACAGTGTTACCACATCtcctttcttttatttaaacttaagaTTAACAATACtacaaaataagataaattttcataataaacacaaaaaacaactaattaaaacattacataaattttcacaatatacataaaataatactaattaaattataatgtttattctTCCACCAATCTTCTCGGTTTAATGATTTGTCTTACATATCTAGACATAGGTTGAGCTGAGTTATGGGTTTCAGAGATGACCTCAGGATTCCCTTGCGGAAGTTGATGTGATTGAGCTGGAACAGTATTCGATGATTGAGCTGGAAAAGTATTCGATTTACTACTTTCAATAATGTTATTTTCCAAAGCagaatcaatatttatatctcTATTAATAGTGAAAGGATTTCTTGATTCACGTAGATGGACTGAGTTCCTAATTAATGCTTGACCATCCTCAGTTCTTATTATGTAGGATCTAGGtgttttgtttgatttaatAATCTGGGCTGGCTCCCATCTCCTTCCTCTTCTATGGACTATACTTTCACCATCATGGAAAACTCTTCTCCTCTTTGATGTTTTATCAAAGTGTAGCTTAGACTTTTGTTGTTTAATTTCCCTATCCTCCTTTACTCTAACAACATTTGGCAGAAGGTTCTCTTCGACAGTTGGGAGGACAGTTCTTAGAGTTCTGCTCATCAGCACTGGTGCTGGGCTTACTGACAATCCTGTGATTGGGCAGTTTCTATACTCAATCAATCCCAAATTGAAATCCTGTCCAGACTTGCAGCGTTTTATCATGATGCTTTTGCAGATACCAACTGCTTTCTCCACCATTTCATTCTATTGTGGATAATGTGGGCTAGTGTTAGTCAATTTTATTTCCCAATCTTGACAAAATCTCCTGAACTGAAAGGATGAGAAAGGCATATTATCAGCCACAATTTCATCCGGTATGCCGTGTGTGGCAAATATCGGTTTAACAGCCTTGATTGTTTCTGATGATGTTTTATGTGGCATCTTCACAACATCAAACCAGGCTGATAAATAATCCACAATTATTAAGTAGGAATAGTCtcctgtactgtgtggctacggtactaaagaatatagccaccccctctcttcccgtgggtgtcgtaagaggcgactaagggttaacacagttccgctagcaccttggaacttaaaaagccgaccggtggcgggataaccatccaactgctggcttttaaatacacaggccgaagacgggcagcagcgtcttcggtgcaacaaagccagaactgcggtcaccaacccgcctgcccagcgtagtgactatgggcaaaacacatgagttcacgttatttttggcgtaaacttgtggaggcctatgtccagcagtggactgtataggctgtaatgattgaataGTCTCCTGATTGGAAGAAATCCATACCAACCCGTTGATAAGGTCTTGATGGTACCGGGTAAGGCAATAAAGgttcatttgtatttttattcctAAACGTTTCACATATTTTGCATTTCAATACATATTCTTCAATATCCGAATTCATTTGCGGCCAGTAAAATATTTGTCTTGctcttttttgagttttgctGACTCCTAAATGCGGGCTATGAAGTTTCTCCAAGATTTCTTTT
It encodes:
- the LOC123663210 gene encoding endoplasmic reticulum resident protein 29, with protein sequence MKRLIAFVCVILAVPSTYLASTSISGSVELDEYTFDKVISKFAASVVKFDVAFPYGDKHDAFVALAKESKDIDDLLFAEVGVKDYGDRDNEALALKYGASKENFPNVKLFLKGKSEPIAFDDTKGFTTESLRRFIRDKSEIYLSLPGCIKDLDLLAIKFKDSDVENRKHILKEAENVLEKLKSKDSGTGKIYITLMKKVLEKGDDFIGSEVARVKKILDDKISDKKRHELNVRLNILQSFTFNNKTVKEEL
- the LOC123663735 gene encoding ran-specific GTPase-activating protein-like, with protein sequence MSSPTEESVRRNSESEAGGAETPEHDPHYEPIVSLPLVDIQTNEEEEEELVKIRARLYRYDTGDHEWKERGTGDVKLLRHKVNNSVRVVMRRDKTLKVCANHFITPDIRMNVHCGSDKAFNWSVFADYADETCKQELLAIKFGNPQNAELWKTKFAEAQEIVRTKCSLYTQDQSSDDESSITRSEDTDTPEPKSSDKTEDEAKKDQGENKDSDGVVLKLKELKVESE